A region of the Mycobacterium sp. NBC_00419 genome:
CGAACATCCCGAGGAGAGACAGACGTGACGGTGAAGCGGTTGGTCCTAGTGGTTGGTGCGGTGCTTTTCGCGGTCGGTGTCATCGCGCTGCTGGTGCCGGTGTCCACCACGGACGGTAACGGCGGCAGCATCGGCTGTGGCAACGCGATTTCGGCGGATCTGTCCGCGGCCCGGGAAGCCAACAGCAAGACGGTGGCTAACGTCCCGATCCTCAACCAGGTTGTCCCGCACGCCGATTACGTGGCGCAATGCCAGTCGGAGGTGTCGTCGCGGCGCGCCTGGTCGATCCCGGTCACCGTGGTCGGCCTCCTGGTGGGCGCCGGCGCATTGCTGGTCGGCGGCCGAACCGGCGTGGGTTCGCGGACTTAGGGTCGGTACCCCGGGATCAGCACGGTGCCGGGGTAGTTCACGTAGTACGAGATACAGATCGGCACGTGCCGGCAGGCGATGATCGCCCCGGCGTCGGGCGCGGATCCGATGACGCGGGTGGGCCGCTTGGGCAGATTGCAGTTCACGACGTACGGGTTGAGCGGGACGACTCCGTTGACGCAGTCCGGCGGTCCGGCGCTGGCGACCGCCTCCGGCGGCGTGAGCGTCTCGGTAGCAGCGGGCACCAGGGGCACGCTGAGAGCGGCGGCGGCTAAGGCGGCTGTCACGATGCGGCGGGCTCTCGGTTGAAGAACCATGATGGGCCCCATTCGTTGATCCGTGCTCTGCGGCGAGCACACTGTCGACGGTACTCCTGCACGCGCCGCAGTTAAGTGACACAGGGATGACGTCCGCATCGTGTTCACGTGAAGGCCGCCATGACTCTGAGCACCGGACTGTCGTTCGCATGCAGTGGCTCGACACCCAGGCCGGCTGGCCCTCGAGACGTGCTGAGCAACTTCAGGATTCGGTGCTGGCGTCGATCTCGGCCACTACCGGCGGGTGACCACCACCTCGCGGCTCATGGCGCGCCTGATCTGCTGTCGTCATCGTGGTGCTGATCCGGTGGCTGGTCGCCGAGGTGGTTTCCGGCGGCGCGCCCGGGCGCTTTGGCTGATCGACCTGGGCCGATAGGCATTCGTGAGGTCGATGCGGGTAACACCTGGACTTGACGGGGTACGGGGGTACTAAACTAGAACACGTTCCAGTCGATAACCGCCCGCTTTAAGGAGCCGGTCATGCACACTCCCCTTTGCGATGAGCTCGGTATCGAGTTCCCCATCTTCGCCTTCACCCACTGTCGTGACGTCGTGGTGGCCGTCAGCAAGGCCGGCGGCTTCGGCGTACTCGGTGCAGTCGGCTTCACGCCCGAAGAACTCGAGATCGAACTGAAGTGGATCGACGAGCACATCGGCGACCATCCCTACGGCGTCGACATCGTCATCCCCAACAAGTACGAAGGCATGAACGCCGACATGTCCGGCGACGAACTCGCCGAGATGCTCAAGAAGATGGTGCCCCAGCAGCATCTCGACTTCGCCAAGAAGCTGCTGTCCGATCACGGGGTCCCGACCTCCGACGCCGACTCCAACGCCCTGCAGCTGCTCGGCTGGACCGAGGCCACCGCCACCCCGCAGGTCGAGGTCGCGCTGCAACACCCCAAGGTGACCCTGATCGCCAACGCGCTGGGCACCCCGCCGGTTGACATGATCAAGCACATCCACGAATCCGGCCGCAAGGTCGCAGCGCTGTGCGGCTCCCCCGCGCAGGCGCGCAAGCACGCCGAGGCCGACGTCGACATCATCATCGCCCAGGGTGGCGAGGGTGGCGGGCACTGCGGTGAGGTCGGATCGATCGTGCTGTGGCCTCAGGTGGTCAAGGAGGTCGCACCCCGCCCGGTGCTCGCCGCCGGCGGCATCGGCAGCGGTCAGCAGATCGCCGCTGCGCTCGCGCTGGGCTGCCAGGGCGCATGGTCCGGCTCGCAGTGGCTGATGGTCGAGGAGGCGCACAACACTCCGGTGCAGCAGGCCGCCTACGTCAAGGCCACCAGCCGCGACACCGTGCGCAGCCGCTCGTTCACCGGCAAGCCCTGCCGGATGCTTAAGAACGACTGGACCGAGGCGTGGCAGACGGCGGGCAACCCCGAGCCGCTCGGAATGCCGTTGCAGTACATGGTTTCCGGGATGGCGGTCGCCGCGACCAACAAGTACCCCAACGAGACCGTCGATGTCGCGTTCAACCCGGTGGGTCAGGTCGTGGGCCAGTTCACCAAGGTCGACAAGACCGCGACGGTGATCGAGCGCTGGGTTCAGGAGTACCTGGAGTCGACCAGCCGGCTCGACGAGCTCAACGAGGCCGCGGCCGCCGTCTGACGGAAGCCGCTCAGCTGACTGGGTTGAACGAGCTTCCGTTGCCCCATTCGCCCGACGTCAGGTAGCCCGGCTGCCAGCCCTGTGCCCCCAGGCACAACATGGGCAGGCCGTCGGGCGACTGGGCGGCGGCCTGCGGGCCGGGGCACGGTGAGCCGACGGTCTGCACGCCGTAGAGCTTGTACGAGACGACCCACGCGCCGGCGTCGGCGGGAGAGCGGTCCATCCCGATCGTCGACTGGTTCGGAATCCAGTGGCAGGCCAACGGCTCGCCGCCGGGGCCGCGGCCGAAGATGAAGCGGTCGAAGCTGTAGCACGGGGCGTGCAGGTAGGCCTCGTAGTTGATGCCCGGCGGGTCACCGGCGAACGGGCCGTGGGGTTCGTCGGCTCCGGCGGACGGGGCCACACACAGTGCGGCGCCGGCGACAGCTGCTGCGGTAACGAGCTCGCGGAACATCAATCCACCCTCATCAATCGTGCGCTTTCGGGGCCCAGTGCCCCGCGGCCCTCCGCAGGTGAGCCTAGTGGTTGGGGCGCATTGACTACTGCTGAAACCGCAAAGGCGCCTTGATAGGCTGCGGCGATTGCATCGCCGGGGGAACAGGCTCACTCTGATTGCGTCCGGCGACGCGTGCCGGCGACCGCCGCCCGGCCCCGGGGGCCACGGATGACGAGGTATCGCCGCACCTGTCGAACTGCACGCAACGTCACAGCACGCGGTACCACCGTCGAGATGATCAGGAGTTGACCCGATGACAGAGGCCCAGTTCCGGGTCGGCGTGGCCGCCGATGGGACGACGCCTGTCGTGGCCGCCTCCGGCGACATCGATCTGGCCAACGTCCCGCAGTTTCAGGACGCGTTGACTCGGGCCGCCGAGGGTTCGGCGGTGCTGACCGTGGACCTGACGGCGGTCAACTACTGCGACAGTGCGGCGGTCCGCGCCTTGTTCAGCGTGGCCGCGGCCACCGACCTGACCATGATCGTGTCGTCCACCGGACCCATCATCACGCTCCTGGGAATCTCCGGGCTGGACCGAGTCGCCACCGTCGTCGCCAGGGAGTGATACTCAGCAATGCCTGTACCCAGCTTCCAGCCTCGCGACGATTCCCGTCCCGCTGAGCTTTTCGAGCGGATTCTGGAACGCATCCACCGCGACCTGCCCGAAGCCCTGGGCATGGCGATCACCGTCCACGACCGCCGTCTGGACGACGAGGTGGCAGTCGTCGCGGCATGGGGTGTCGGCCAGGAGATCGTGCAGGCGCAGCTGGCCGGCCTCGGTGGGCCCGTCGTGGATGCGTTCACCCACCAGGTCCCGGTGCTCAGTCTTGATCTGTTCTCCGACGACCGCTGGCCGGACCTGAACCTGCAGGCCGTGCTGGATCGCGCGCCCCAACACAGCGAGGTCTGGCGACGGGCCGCCGGCTCGGTGGCCGTTCCCGGCGTGTGGGAGGGCGACGGCACCGTGGTCCTGTCGTGCACATCGGACCGGCCCTCGACGGCAGCGACGGTGAACACACTGATCGGCTACGAACAGCTGGTGTCGGCAGCAATGCTCACCGTCGGCGCCCAGGACGGGACGGCAGTCGCCGACATGATGGCCGTGCTGCAATCCCGGGGCGCCATCGAACAGGCCAAAGGGGTCATCATGGGCGCGCTGGGATGTGACGCCGAAACGGCGTGGACGACCCTGCGCCGGGCAAGCCATGAATCCAACGTCAAGCTGCGGGTGCTGGCGGTGGCATTAATGGAGCTGATCAGTGGCTCGCCGGCCGAACAGCCCGCGGTCGGCGCACCGATCGTCCCCGACACCACGGCCCGCCAGGCTGCGCGCCTGTTGTGGGCGGTGCTGACCCACGCCCCCAAGCCGGGGTCATCGGGTCGCTGAGGCCGGCAGGTCGATTGTCGTGGTCACCGAGACGATCTGGGGATCCGGCGGTGCCGAGGAGAACCCGAAGCTCACCGCGGGCAGCAGCGGCGCCAGACCGCCGAGGTCGCGGCCCCCGAAGCTGCCGGTGGCGTTCACCACACGCCGGGACCGCCGCACCCCGTAGTACTCACGGCGGCCATTGCCGGCGCTGCCCGCGGTGCGCACGCCGGGCACGATCAGCCCGGCGACCGGGTTGATCGCGGCGAGCCAGCGAGGCTCGGTCGCCAGCCGGGCCGGCACCAGTCGCAGCAGCCTGTCGATCGGCGCAGCGCCGCCGAGCGTGACGACGAGCTGCAGGCCCGGTGCCCCGACCGTCAACTGCGCTGCGGTGAGGTCCGCGGTCACCTCGCCCAGCTCGATGCGGTCGAATTCGTAGGTCGAGGCGACGAAGTCGGCGATCTCGGCGCTGGGCGCCAGCAGGATTCGCTCATCGTCGGCGGTCTGGATCATCACGTCGGCGAAGGACCCGAACGGCGATACCGGCCACCGGCCGATGACCAGCCGCACCCCGGAGGCGGTGCCCAGCCCGGCGATGTGTCCGGTGAAGACGAAACGTTGCCCATTCACCAGATCGAGCGTAGCGATCGACGGGCAGTTCCGGCGCCGGGCAACTGACAAGCGAAACGCCGTCCGGCCAGCATCGAAATCCGCGGCGAAGGTGGTTCGCTTAGTGCACACACCCCTGCCGCCGGAGGAAGTCCCATGTCGGTCCACGACCCGCTCGATCAGGATGCGCCCACTGCGCACAGCGCAAAGGTGTGGGCGCTGACCGGTGCCGGCGCGGTCCTGGCTGCCGCCGGCCTGGTGATCGCAGTGACGGTGACGGCCGGCGCCCCCGACACGCTGCCTGCCGCCCAGGCGGCGCCCTCCACCACCGCGACAACGACCACCACGACCACAGCGCCCAGCACCACCGGAACCGCCACGACGACCACCACCGGGACGGCGACCTACAAGGCCGACAGCAAGGGGTATGTGAATACCAAGGCGCGCTGCGACGAACGCCAAACCCTGATGGCCTACGGTCGCACCGAGCGGTCGCTCGCGGTGATCTGTGTGAACCCCGACGCGACGTTGCAGTACCGCGGTGTGCGGCTGCGTGATGACGCCGCGATCCAGGTGTCGGCCAGCCGTGGGTCCGACGGCACGGTCGTGGCGAACAACGACGGCGTCACCTACTCCATCTCCCCCACGGTGTTCCTGGTCTCCGAGGGCGACAACGTGATCTACCGCGACTCGTGGCTCGAATTCCAGCAGCCGAGCTTCTCCGGTGAGAGCACCGCGACATCGGCGACGACGTCGGGCAGTGCGTCGCCCACCGTGAGCACCACGACCGTCACCGTCACCACCTCGGTCACGGCGACGACGCCGAAATCCGGTAACTGAAATCTAGGTGTTGCGCCCGCCGTTGACGCCGAGGATCTGCCCGGTGATGTAGCCGGCTTCCTCGGAGATGAAGAACGCGCACGCCGCGGCGATGTCCTCGGGCTTACCTATCCGGCGCACCGGTGTGGCGTTGATGTTGGCCTGGATGTCACCGAGATTGCCCCGTGCTTCGGCGTTGCGCAGCATCGGGGTGTCGATGAAGCCCGGCGGTACGGCGTTGACCGTGATGCCGGCCGGACCGTATTCCAGCGCAAGGCTTTTCGTCAGTCCGTTGACACCGGACTTGGCGGCCACGTACGCCGACATGTACGGGACGCCGGAGTGGGTGCTCGACGACGAGATGTTGACGATGCGTCCCCACCCGGCCTCGATCATGTCGGGCAACACGGCCTGGATGGTGTGGAACACCCCGTGCAGGTTGATGTCGATGATCCGCTGCCACTCTCCGAAGCTGATGTCGGTGAACCGGCGGAAGCTGTCCTTGCCCGCGGCGTTGACCAGGATCGTCACCGGCCCCAGTGCACCGCGGATCTCGGCCAGGGCCGCGTCGAGCTGGGCGCGGTCGGTGACATCGGCGACGTAGGAGAAGTCGCTCTCTGACGGGTTGAGGTCGACGACGGCCACGTTGTAGCCGTCGGCGCGTAACCGAGCGACGACCGCCGCGCCGATTCCCGAGCCGCCCCCAGTCACCACTGCTGTCCTGGACACGATTGTCTCCCTTCCGGCGACGGTGTCGCCGTGTGCACGAATTGTCTTGGTGGACTAGTGAGTTCGGCGCGGCGTGCGCAGGCCGAGCGTGCGTCTGCCGGATTCCACCAACTGCCGCTGCAGCCAGTCGCGGTCGCCGCCGCGTCGGGGGTCGGCTGAACCGGCGAGCCCGGCATAGGTGAAGCGGGCCCGCATCAGCCCTTCCGGGCCGGGGTCGAGATCGGCGAACAAAGCGAGTTGACGCGCGATCATGTCGGTCCAGGTCCGGTTGGACTTCACCACGCTGTGGACGCCGGGGTCGTTCGCCAGCACCGCAACCAACATCGGGTTGTCGACCGCAACCCGCGCGTATCCGGTGAGCATCCGCTCGGCCCTGGCGTGTGCTCCGCGGTGCTTCTCGGCGTCCTCGACGATGGTGGTGATGGCGGCGAAGATCGGTTCGAGCACGGCGGTCAGCAGTTGCTCGCGGGTCCGAAAGTGATGGTAGATAGCAGCTTTGGTGATGCCAAGCTCATCGGCGATCATCTGCAGCGATGTCCCCGCGAAGCTGTGGCGGATGAACAACGCGATCGCGGCGTCGATGAGCCGCTGCCGGGTGTCGGTCTGCGGACCGCTGGCGACAGCTGTGGCGACCATGGTCGACATCTCCCCGTGTGGCTTGCCGATCGGCAAGGCGGCTACTTTACGATCGGCTAGCAATCTACCATACGATCGGCTAGCATCGACCTAGCCGATCGTATGGGCGATCGCCCGGCACAAGGACAGTTGATGACTGACGTCGACAACCTGGACTTCTTCATGGACCGCGACGTGGTCGCCGACCCCTACCCCTATCTCGAAGCCCTGCAGGCGCGTTGCCCGGTGGCGCGCGAACCGCACCACGGGGTGTGGATGGTGACGGGCTGGGAGGAGGCCAGCGAGGTGGCCGGTGACGCCGACCGGTTCTCGTCGTGCATCTCGGTCACCGGTCCGTTCCCCGGCTTCCCGGTTCCGGTGGAGGGCCGCGACAACGTGGCCGAACTCATTGCGGCACATCGCGATGAGCTGCCGTTCAACGACCAGTTGCCCACGCTCGACCCGCCGGTGCACACCGACCACCGTGCGCTGCTGATGCGGCTGATCACACCCAAGCGCCTCAAAGAGAACGAAGACGCCATGTGGACCATGGTCGACCGGGCGCTCGACGATTATCTGACCGGCCCCGGTGCAGAGTTCATCTCCGGTTTCGGCCAGCCGTTCACCCTGATGGTGATCGCCGATCTGCTGGGTGTGCCCGATGCCGACCGTGACGAGTTCCTCGCCGAGATGCAACGAGGCGACCACCACGGTGGCGGTATCGGCAGCGTCAAGGGCGAGAGCCTGGCCCAGTCGCCGCTGGAGTACCTCTACGAGAAGTTCAGCGCCTACGTCGTCGACCGTCGCGCCAATCCCAGCGGCGACGTGCTGTCGGAGATGGCTGCCGCGACATTCCCGGACGGTTCGATCCCCGATCCCGGGGACGTCGCCAAGGTGGCGGCGAACCTGTACACCGCAGGCCAGGAGACCACGGTGCGCCTGCTGAGCGCCGCCCTGCAGATCCTGGGTGACCGGCCCGACGTGCAGCAGATGCTGCGGGCCGACCGATCCAAGGTCGGCAACTTCATCGAAGAGGCGCTGCGCTACGAGAGCCCGGTCAAGGGTGACTTCCGGATGTCCACGCAGGCGGTCAGCCTCGGCGGCGTTCAGATACCGGCCGGATCCACCCTCATGGTCGTCAACGGCGCGGCCAACCGTGACCCGCGCCGGTTCACCGAGCCGGACACCTTCGATGCCGCGCGTTCCAACGCCCGCCAGCACATCGCGTTCGGTCGTGGCATCCACACCTGCCCGGGCGCCCCGCTGGCCCGCGCCGAGACCCGGGTGGCCATCGAGCGCCTGCTCGACCGCACCACCGACATCCGAATCAGCGAGGGCCACCACGGGCCGGCCGGCGCCCGCACCTACCGGTACGTGCCGACCTACATCCTGCGTGGCCTCACCGAGTTGCACCTGGAGTTCGATCTGCCATGAAAGCCCACATCGATGACGACCGCTGCCGTGGCCACGGCGTGTGCACCACGGTCTGCCCGCAGGTGTTCGCCCTCAATGACGACGGGTACGCCGAGGTGATCCTCGATGAGGTACCCGACGACCTCGCCGACAGCGCTCGAGAGGCCGTCGCGGCCTGCCCGGAGAACGCCATCACCCTCGGCTAGGTGCGGTCGTCGAGGCGTCGCAGTGTGCCCATAGAACAGGTTTCAGTTGGCAGTTTGCGACAAGCCGCCACGGTGCTCCCGTCTGTGGTGTAGGCATGGATGTCGGGCACTAGAAGACGTCGTATGGAGGTGCGCATTTCAATGCCCCAGCCCGGTCCCAATTTCCCCCCTGGTTTCGACTTCACCGACCCCGATCTCAACAACGAGCGACTGCCCGTCGAGGAGCTCGCCGAACTGCGCCGGGTCGCCCCGATCTGGTGGAACGAGCAGCCCAGAAATGTCGGCGGTTTCGACGACGAGGGCTACTGGGTGGTCAGCAAGCACAAGGACGTCAAGGAGATCTCGCGGCGCAGTGACGTCTTCTCCAGTCTGGAGAACACCGCCCTGCCGCGTTACCCGGACAACTCGGCCGTCTCGCACAAGGACACCGGCCAGTTCATCCTGCTGAACATGGACGCGCCGCATCACACGCACCTGCGCCAGATCGTCTCCCGCGCGTTCACACCGCGGGCCGTCGAGACGCTGCGGGCGAATCTGGCCGAACGGGCCCAGGCGATAGCCAAGGCCGCCGCGGCGGAAGGTTCCGGCGACTTCGTCGAACAGGTCTCGTGCGAGCTGCCCCTGCAGGCCATCGCCGACCTGATGGGTGTCCCCCAGGACGAGCGCAAGAAACTGTTCGACTGGTCGAATCAGATGGTCGGCGAAGCGGATCCCGAGTTCGCCCGTAACGACCCGCAGGGCGCCGCCGGCGAGCTGATCATGTACGGCATGCAGATGGCCGCCGACCGGACGGCGAACCCGCGCGACGATCTGGTGACCAAGCTGGTGCAGGCCGACGTCGAAGGAGGCAAGCTCTCCGACGACGAGTTCGGCTTCTTCGTCATCCTGCTGGCGGTGGCCGGCAATGAGACCACCCGCAATTCGATCACCCACGGCATGACGGCCTTCACCGATTTCCCGGACCAGTGGGAGCTGTACAAGGCACAGCGCCCGAAGACCGCGGTCGACGAGATCGTCCGGTGGGCCACCCCGGTGACGTCATTCCAGCGCACCGCGCTGGTGGATACCGAACTCAGTGGGGTGCAGATCAAGAAGGGCCAGCGGGTGGTGATGTCCTACCGCTCGGCCAACTTCGACGAAGAGGTGTTCGAGGATCCCTTCGCCTTCAACATCCTTCGGGACCCCAACCCGCACGTCGGTTTCGGTGGCACGGGTGCCCACTACTGCATCGGTGCCAACCTGGCCAGGATGACCATCGATCTGATGTTCAACGCGATCGCCGACCACATGCCCAACCTGACAGCCCTGGCCAAACCTGAGCGGCTGCGGTCGGGCTGGCTCAACGGGATCAAGCACTGGCAGGTCGACTACACCGGTGGGAGCAAGAGCGGTGGCGCACAGGCCGATACAGTCGGGGTGTGAGCGACTCGTGGACACTGACCGCTGCTGACGGCGAGTTGCAGATACTGACTAATGTCGGCGGGCCTGCGGCGAAGATGGGCCACCGCCTGACCATCGCCATGGCGTCCTGGCAGGCGACGGTGGGCTGGCGTGCCGGCAAGCCGGTATCCGCGGACTTGGTGGTCGACGTCGACTCGTTGCAGGTGCTCAAGGGCGAGGGTGGTGTCACGCCGCTGTCCGGTCCGGAGAAGGTCGTGGTGCGCGCCAACGCGCTGAAATCCCTCGACGTCAAGAAGCACCCGCAGATCCGGTTCCACGCCGACGGCGTCGCCAAGACCAAAGGCGGCTACCGGATGACGGGTGAGGTGGAGATCCACGGAACCGCTCAGCCTCGGGTGGTCGACCTCGAGGTACGTGACGAGGGCGGCGTCTGGGTGATGACGGCGCAAGTCCCGGTGATCCAGTCCGAGTTCGGGGTGAAGCCGTATTCGTTGCTGATGGGCACGATGAAGGTCGCCGACGAGGTGACCGTGCGGTTCACGGCGCGCCACCCGAAATAGCAGTGGTCTGACCACTTGACCAATGCGACTCGGCAGGACATGCTTGGTTCATGCGCGGTATGACACTGGCCGATGCGGCGCGCGAATTCATGCGCCATCCCACGCCGTGGCTGCTCGGTGGCGCGGTGGTGGCCGCCGCTGTGGCCCGGGTCGCTGTCGGCGACTGGCAGCCCAGCGACGCACTCGTCCCGCTGGCGACCGCGGCGGTGTTCCCGTTCTTCGAGTGGATGATCCACGTCGTCGTCCTGCACTGGCGGCCACGCCGGGTTGGACGGCTCGTCGTCGACCCGGTGCTGGCCCGCAAACACCGTGAGCATCACGTCGCGCCCCGCGACGTCCCGCTGGTATTCATTCCGCTGCAGTCGCTGATCGGCGCGCTGGTCTCGGCCGTGCTCATCGCACTGCTGGCGTTCCCGAGAACAGCCATGGGGCTGACGTTCCTGGTGACAATCCTGGTGTTCGGCCTGCTCTACGAGTGGTGCCACTACCTGATCCACACCGACTACAAGCCGAAAAGTGTTGTCTACCGCGCGATCTGGCGTGACCACCGGCTGCATCACTTCAAGAACGAGCACTACTGGTTCGGCGTGACCACGCCAGGCACCGCCGACCGGGTGTTGCGCACCTACCCGGACCCGGCAACCGTGCCGACCTCACCGACGGCCAGAAACCTGCACGCCGGGGCCGACGGTCGCTAGGCGTTGATGACGACCGGGTCGCCGATGTTGACCTGGCTGAAGTACCACGAGGCGTTGTCCGGGCTGAGATTGATGCAGCCGTGGCTGACATTGGAATAGCCCTGCGATCCCACCGACCACGGCGCCGAGTGCACGTACACCCCACCCCAGGTGATGCGCACCGCGTCGGCGACGGTGAGCTTGTAGCCCTCCGGGTCGCTCAGCGGGATGCCGATGGTGCGGGAGTCCATGACCACCGAGGACTGCTTCTCGAGCACGGTGAACGAGCCGACGGGCGTCGGGTGCTTGGGCTTGCCCATCGAGGCGGGCATCTGCCGGACCACCTGACCGTCGACGCTGACGGTGAACGTGTGCGCCGAGATGTCGGCGACGCCCAGCACGGTGGCACCGGTGCCGAAGCTACGCGGGATGCCGCCCGCCATCATGGTGATCTGCGAATGGGCGGGCCAGAACTGGTCCGGCACCCATTGCACCACGTTGTCCTGCACCCAATCGAACCGGCCGGACAGGCTGGCCGGCGCGGTCACGGTGATCGAGTGTTCGGCCGCCGAACGGTCGATCACCGGCTTAGTGAACGTCACGATGATCGGGTGCGCCACGCCGACAGTCTGGCCGTTGGTCGGCTGGACCGAGGCCACGGTGGCGTCGCCGAATGACGGTGCGATCGAGGCGGTACTCGTGGGGGCGGAGACTGACATGGCCAACACCGCGATGCCTGCGGCGGCAAGTGCCCGTCGAATTGCTCTGACCATTAGCTCCCGTCCTCGTGGAGATCAGCAAAGTCACAGTCTAATTCCTGGCAGCTAGTCCGCCTGGGAATACGCGCGGCACGTGCCACAACGGTGAGATGCAGTCGCTGCAGATGTACCACGCTGGTCTATCAGCGAAACGACGTCCGCCGTTACCCGTTGCCGTCGCGCAGGCCGGACAGGCGCTCCAGAATGCGGGTGCGCAGCGAGGGCTTGGAGGTCGGCACCGGCGGCACCGTGGGCTGGAGGTCGGCAGGCGGCGGGGCCATCGCCTCGACCGGCTGGGCGGCCGGCGGAGCCTCCGTAGGAGCCTGGGCCGGAATGTCGGACACCGACTCCTCGGTCAGGGCAGCCTCGGGTGCGGGGTCGGGTGCGACCTCCGGGGCCGGCAGCTGGACCTGCTCGGGAGCGGGCGGCGCCAGTTGCGGCGGCGGCGCCAGGGGCGCGGTGACCGGGCGTACCGCGGGAGTTTCGGCGGAGGTGACGACCGGATGCGCGGCGCTCGCCGAGTCGCTCTCGGGCAACACCGCGAGGCCGACCGCAACCGAGGCCGACACCACAAAGGTCAGCACCCCGCCGACGACCATCGCCACCGGCGCGCTGTGCGACAGTGGGCGGCGGCGCTGCGGCCGCTCGGGCACGACGAAAAGCGGGTCGTCGAACAGGCCGATGCTGTTGACCGAGGCCAGGGCGGCACCGCGGGCCAGGGCAAGTTCGGCCTCGGCAGGGGCGAACACCGGGATGCCCAGGACCGCTTCGAGCTCCCTGGCGATCTGGTCGAGTTCTTCGCCGGAGCCCAGCACCACCAGACTGTCGGGCTGCCAGCCGTCACGGGCCAGCACGTCGGCCAGCCAGC
Encoded here:
- a CDS encoding L,D-transpeptidase → MVRAIRRALAAAGIAVLAMSVSAPTSTASIAPSFGDATVASVQPTNGQTVGVAHPIIVTFTKPVIDRSAAEHSITVTAPASLSGRFDWVQDNVVQWVPDQFWPAHSQITMMAGGIPRSFGTGATVLGVADISAHTFTVSVDGQVVRQMPASMGKPKHPTPVGSFTVLEKQSSVVMDSRTIGIPLSDPEGYKLTVADAVRITWGGVYVHSAPWSVGSQGYSNVSHGCINLSPDNASWYFSQVNIGDPVVINA
- a CDS encoding DUF7159 family protein produces the protein MDTVLGLSMTPTTVGLVLVEGDGADGATKNHDAFEVRRGGYSPVTTSEFVAEALLRTQAIAGGQQLQSIGVTWSDDAAVEASMFLDSLADSGFHNVVPIRLPEATEAFARGIGQVIESRVTAVCVVEPDAVVALVVDTIADTTDSVVSYDLETERDLIGWLADVLARDGWQPDSLVVLGSGEELDQIARELEAVLGIPVFAPAEAELALARGAALASVNSIGLFDDPLFVVPERPQRRRPLSHSAPVAMVVGGVLTFVVSASVAVGLAVLPESDSASAAHPVVTSAETPAVRPVTAPLAPPPQLAPPAPEQVQLPAPEVAPDPAPEAALTEESVSDIPAQAPTEAPPAAQPVEAMAPPPADLQPTVPPVPTSKPSLRTRILERLSGLRDGNG